In one window of Pseudobdellovibrionaceae bacterium DNA:
- the tmk gene encoding dTMP kinase, which produces MSFIVFEGLDGSGKSTLAQGLRQVLEKHNISCVMTREPGGSALGGELRQLLLRLEGEPPTAKAELLLYLADRAQHVEKIIAPALEKGQWVLCDRFTASTVAFQSGGRQLNIDSIDQLNDYATGGLKPDLFVLLDLSVEDSAQRMRMRESIQGDSPDRFEQEAKDFHERVRMSYIQQAQKTPDRWFVLSATQSPEELLQELLSELKRRKWLVV; this is translated from the coding sequence ATGTCTTTTATTGTCTTTGAGGGGCTGGATGGCTCCGGAAAATCCACTTTGGCCCAGGGCCTTCGTCAAGTACTTGAGAAACATAATATTTCTTGTGTGATGACCCGGGAGCCGGGAGGGTCAGCCCTCGGCGGCGAGCTTCGACAACTTTTGTTACGGCTGGAAGGCGAGCCGCCAACTGCGAAAGCCGAACTGCTATTGTATTTGGCCGATCGGGCCCAACATGTCGAAAAAATTATTGCGCCGGCTTTGGAAAAGGGACAGTGGGTGTTGTGTGATCGCTTTACGGCCAGCACGGTGGCGTTTCAGTCTGGTGGGCGGCAGCTGAACATTGATTCCATTGATCAACTCAATGATTATGCCACCGGGGGGCTGAAGCCCGATCTTTTTGTGTTATTGGATCTTTCGGTAGAGGATTCTGCCCAGCGAATGCGAATGCGCGAAAGCATTCAAGGCGACAGCCCGGATCGTTTTGAACAAGAGGCAAAAGACTTTCATGAGAGAGTGAGAATGAGTTATATACAGCAGGCACAAAAGACACCGGATAGGTGGTTTGTGCTTTCAGCAACGCAATCGCCAGAGGAGCTGTTGCAGGAGCTGCTGAGTGAGTTAAAGAGGCGAAAGTGGCTCGTTGTTTAG
- a CDS encoding response regulator, which yields MSKKTPNPKMRVEKIKVLVADDDRQMGRRLTSELRSNDFAAEFVDNGLDAKQMILAWYPRIVLIDLMLRDGNAFQVLKFIKSQPALNHHKVDVCVLSGHNDHDNVRRAFQLGAKDYVVKPITIDELIARLVFIARDHRHIEKIMAPDSPSEEGTATKKKGPNYWLQLSDLLLTQGLSQTDIIERLFNLTRMTAIKVGGVRCSVVRFVDQNSGVVIASSDDRSVSGLNLDLNRYPEIRLVVNTNSMVAVENITKHRQLKYIQQHFEKINFNSLIVAPIMHKDQVFGVLSVRMPTKKTTLTDNEILFVEVVAKVISLTLNGEDTSALEKIIRAA from the coding sequence ATGAGCAAAAAAACGCCAAACCCAAAAATGCGCGTGGAGAAAATTAAAGTTCTGGTTGCCGATGATGACCGGCAAATGGGCCGTCGACTCACCTCTGAACTGCGCTCCAACGACTTTGCGGCGGAGTTTGTCGACAACGGGCTCGATGCCAAACAAATGATTCTCGCCTGGTACCCTCGGATTGTGCTCATCGACCTAATGCTTCGCGATGGCAATGCCTTTCAGGTTTTAAAATTCATCAAAAGCCAGCCCGCCCTCAATCATCACAAAGTGGATGTTTGCGTTCTCTCCGGTCACAATGACCATGACAATGTTCGTCGCGCCTTTCAACTAGGGGCTAAAGATTACGTGGTGAAGCCCATCACCATCGACGAGCTCATCGCGCGACTTGTATTTATAGCTCGTGACCACAGACACATTGAAAAAATCATGGCGCCGGACTCCCCATCGGAAGAGGGCACCGCCACCAAGAAGAAAGGCCCCAATTATTGGCTGCAACTTTCTGATTTGCTTTTGACACAAGGACTCTCACAGACGGACATCATCGAGCGACTCTTCAACCTGACACGTATGACAGCCATTAAGGTTGGTGGCGTACGATGCTCGGTGGTTCGTTTTGTGGACCAAAACTCTGGCGTCGTCATCGCGTCAAGTGACGATCGAAGCGTTTCGGGACTCAACCTCGATCTCAACCGTTACCCTGAAATTCGCCTGGTGGTGAACACCAATTCAATGGTGGCCGTGGAAAATATAACCAAACACCGCCAACTCAAGTACATTCAACAACACTTTGAAAAGATCAACTTTAACTCTCTCATTGTGGCCCCCATCATGCACAAAGACCAAGTCTTTGGAGTCCTCTCCGTGCGCATGCCCACCAAAAAGACCACGCTGACAGATAATGAGATTCTGTTTGTGGAAGTTGTGGCCAAGGTTATCTCCTTGACCCTCAACGGAGAAGACACCTCGGCCCTAGAAAAAATCATTCGCGCCGCCTAA
- the secG gene encoding preprotein translocase subunit SecG translates to MFTFITVIHVIVALFLILFVLLQDSKGGAMGSLGGGASGSSSVFGSTGASSFLVKATRWVAILFAITCILLTMKTVQLAGKTGTSVVDDVAPSQEDAAAMAPLQNDSADTAPAANSEAVSEKAPESGENSALPESTPEAE, encoded by the coding sequence ATGTTTACATTTATTACAGTTATCCACGTCATTGTGGCTTTGTTTTTAATTCTTTTCGTGCTTTTGCAAGACTCCAAAGGCGGTGCCATGGGCTCGCTTGGCGGAGGTGCTAGCGGCTCCAGCTCTGTATTTGGCTCAACTGGCGCTTCAAGCTTTCTGGTGAAAGCCACGCGGTGGGTAGCCATTTTGTTTGCCATCACTTGCATTTTACTGACCATGAAGACGGTGCAGTTGGCTGGAAAAACTGGAACCAGCGTTGTGGATGATGTGGCTCCCTCACAAGAAGACGCCGCGGCCATGGCGCCCCTACAAAACGACAGTGCTGATACAGCTCCGGCAGCCAATTCAGAAGCTGTATCTGAAAAAGCCCCTGAAAGTGGTGAAAACTCCGCCCTTCCTGAATCCACGCCTGAGGCAGAATAG
- a CDS encoding AgmX/PglI C-terminal domain-containing protein, with amino-acid sequence MSSRWTWIFGITLAFAGLIVVFFSHEISLWISPPKNEVAVGPVVAKVTRAEGPVSVLHRGKLAAETGLTGQPLHHRDRVVVDRRGVLSLSFDSGYEIEILPQSEFVIELWSETHSSSPIYINMVQGDYRVISNGILGQLYMVMNRQIFVPSRRPKTPPLPLVISQTTGSPSSDVKTETSPEPEPIKGSFVEDLATEDQIKDVPATLDTLSDKYISEVIAAQREAFSRCQANAVRDNRNAKGNLLFGVTIDPRGVIEDVKVLQSDIDNPELVECARMVFTRARFPSFSGPPIKRSFPLNYE; translated from the coding sequence ATGTCATCACGATGGACATGGATTTTTGGTATTACCCTTGCCTTTGCCGGTTTGATCGTTGTGTTTTTTTCCCATGAAATTTCGTTGTGGATCAGTCCCCCGAAAAACGAGGTGGCTGTGGGACCTGTGGTGGCCAAGGTGACTCGCGCCGAGGGCCCCGTCTCAGTCCTTCACAGAGGCAAACTTGCCGCTGAAACAGGGCTCACCGGCCAACCCTTGCACCACCGCGACCGCGTTGTGGTGGATCGCCGGGGCGTATTGAGCCTCTCTTTTGATTCTGGTTATGAAATTGAGATTTTGCCCCAAAGTGAGTTTGTCATTGAGCTGTGGTCAGAGACCCACTCCAGCTCACCGATTTATATCAACATGGTCCAAGGTGACTACAGAGTCATTAGTAACGGGATCTTGGGTCAGCTTTATATGGTCATGAACCGGCAAATCTTTGTGCCCTCACGAAGACCAAAGACGCCGCCCCTCCCCTTAGTGATTTCTCAAACCACAGGCAGCCCATCTTCTGATGTAAAAACAGAAACCTCTCCTGAGCCCGAACCGATCAAAGGATCTTTTGTAGAAGATCTGGCCACGGAAGATCAAATTAAAGATGTCCCAGCCACATTAGATACGCTTTCTGATAAATACATTTCAGAGGTGATTGCGGCCCAACGAGAAGCCTTTAGCCGGTGCCAGGCCAACGCCGTTAGAGATAACCGCAATGCCAAAGGTAATTTGCTGTTTGGGGTGACCATCGATCCTCGCGGGGTTATTGAAGACGTCAAAGTACTTCAATCTGATATTGATAACCCTGAGCTGGTTGAATGCGCTCGAATGGTTTTCACGCGGGCCCGATTTCCCAGTTTTTCTGGTCCTCCCATAAAGCGGAGCTTTCCGTTAAATTACGAATAA
- a CDS encoding radical SAM protein, protein MEVLEQIKTFFIHNDSANSTLAKRIVDIVPAEKIQWVNTRPFADRDGRLSSKEFSESKQHLFVAPFRGKFFKRCPGSRPGLTCCNYFVLNLGLQCNMNCSYCYLQSFINTPVMTAYSNLQDALCELEDIGRSMADHMVRIGTGEVIDSLSLDPITLFSHDLIHFFRRYPKWRLEFKTKSDAVDQFLDVPHAGNIIVSWSINPQNIIDKEEHGTASLDRRLRAAVKCRDKGFLISFHIDPMIWHKGWEKNYSELVEKITTLFRPEEIPAISVGALRFQPEQRHMMRERFGMDSLVNSAETFKCSDGKLRYDGQLRRRMYEHVVNAFKNKDSKWNIFLCMETPETWLQSMPSLPGTDPGLKDLFYNIKMPKPASELGCQ, encoded by the coding sequence GTGGAAGTCTTAGAGCAGATCAAAACTTTTTTTATTCATAATGATAGTGCAAACTCCACGCTTGCCAAGCGCATTGTTGACATAGTGCCCGCTGAAAAAATTCAGTGGGTAAACACCAGGCCCTTTGCCGATCGAGACGGACGACTTTCTTCAAAAGAATTTTCTGAAAGCAAACAACATTTATTCGTTGCCCCCTTCCGTGGAAAGTTCTTTAAACGTTGCCCTGGCTCACGCCCAGGGCTCACCTGTTGCAACTATTTTGTGCTTAACCTGGGTCTGCAATGTAATATGAACTGCTCTTATTGCTACTTGCAGAGCTTTATTAATACCCCCGTGATGACAGCCTATTCAAATTTACAGGATGCGCTTTGCGAGCTAGAGGATATTGGTCGATCCATGGCCGACCATATGGTTCGCATCGGAACCGGAGAGGTTATAGACAGTCTCAGCCTTGACCCGATCACGCTCTTCTCTCACGACTTGATTCATTTTTTTCGCCGTTATCCGAAATGGCGCTTGGAGTTTAAAACCAAATCCGATGCTGTGGATCAGTTTTTAGATGTGCCTCATGCCGGCAATATCATTGTCAGCTGGTCAATCAACCCGCAAAATATCATCGACAAAGAAGAACATGGGACTGCCAGCTTAGATCGTCGACTTAGAGCGGCCGTAAAATGTCGCGACAAAGGCTTTCTGATATCTTTTCACATTGACCCAATGATTTGGCACAAAGGCTGGGAAAAGAATTATTCTGAGCTTGTTGAGAAAATCACAACGCTGTTTCGCCCCGAAGAAATCCCGGCCATTTCGGTGGGCGCGCTGCGGTTTCAACCGGAGCAACGCCATATGATGCGGGAGCGGTTTGGCATGGATAGCTTGGTCAATAGTGCTGAAACATTCAAATGCAGTGACGGAAAACTTCGCTATGACGGCCAACTCCGGCGACGGATGTACGAACATGTGGTCAACGCGTTTAAAAACAAAGATTCCAAATGGAATATATTCTTGTGTATGGAGACTCCCGAAACCTGGCTTCAGTCCATGCCCTCACTTCCGGGCACAGACCCTGGGCTTAAGGATTTATTTTACAATATTAAAATGCCAAAACCAGCATCAGAGCTAGGTTGCCAATAA
- a CDS encoding DUF429 domain-containing protein, which translates to MSEKQLSSSRRKASGSSTRVKKNSSKKKVSKKKAKKTVAGAKKAPLEMPTDRALKRHVFLGLCLTGGKTDRSCLAVVEYYPFQHKVFLARLVERIKSEGEISADLQLHYLINQFRSNLHSVAINAPLSAPLCLNCQLDCPGYENCEEPHIRWMWNHFRQQKSKRRKVQKLFTPYTERCAELHISSQLEEPFHPSHAMGANAAPVMARAQFIQRRISVPTLEVFPKLSLWRVGRSLGIQKSHLRYHKHSTHGEEAREAIVSRLIEKDIAFIYDQDVRAMIENGYAFDAFLSGITAVLQHLGQCEPRPADFPKQENWLSFPKEQIDWSFGSKSRKGVKGK; encoded by the coding sequence ATGTCAGAAAAACAACTTTCAAGTTCTCGACGCAAAGCCAGTGGTTCGTCCACAAGAGTAAAGAAGAACTCGTCAAAGAAGAAGGTCAGCAAGAAGAAAGCCAAAAAAACCGTAGCTGGGGCAAAGAAAGCTCCGCTAGAAATGCCTACGGACCGCGCCCTCAAGCGGCACGTGTTTCTTGGCTTGTGTCTGACCGGCGGCAAAACGGACCGCTCTTGTTTGGCCGTGGTAGAATACTACCCCTTTCAACATAAAGTTTTTTTGGCTCGACTCGTGGAGCGAATCAAATCAGAAGGTGAAATTTCTGCCGACCTTCAGCTGCATTATTTAATCAATCAATTTCGCAGCAACCTACATTCGGTGGCCATCAATGCACCTTTGAGTGCGCCTTTATGCCTCAATTGCCAGTTGGATTGCCCTGGCTATGAAAACTGTGAAGAGCCCCACATTCGGTGGATGTGGAACCATTTTCGTCAGCAAAAGTCTAAACGTCGAAAGGTGCAAAAGCTATTCACGCCCTACACCGAACGTTGCGCCGAATTGCATATTTCAAGTCAACTGGAAGAACCTTTTCATCCGTCGCATGCCATGGGAGCCAATGCGGCACCAGTTATGGCCAGAGCTCAATTTATTCAACGTCGGATCAGTGTGCCCACTTTGGAAGTGTTTCCTAAGTTAAGTCTTTGGCGAGTGGGGCGTTCACTCGGTATCCAGAAAAGTCATTTACGGTATCACAAGCATTCGACGCATGGCGAAGAGGCCAGAGAGGCCATTGTGAGCCGGCTGATTGAAAAGGACATAGCGTTTATTTACGATCAGGATGTGAGAGCTATGATTGAAAATGGCTATGCATTTGATGCTTTTTTGTCAGGCATAACAGCCGTATTACAACACCTGGGACAGTGTGAACCTCGTCCTGCTGATTTTCCTAAACAAGAAAATTGGCTATCGTTTCCAAAAGAACAAATCGATTGGTCTTTTGGTTCGAAATCTCGAAAAGGTGTGAAAGGCAAATAG
- a CDS encoding galactokinase, producing MKISITSPTRVDLAGGTLDCWPLFLLLPRRRCQTVNLSIDINTNVELVPGKDSVVHVAISDYNYSKTFNNLDELLQCNDKALVLIKEHVAFWMPQTGFTLTTQSQSPVGGGLGGSSSLSISLLKAFSKWQERPLEINKLVYLAHNIEARVLQTPTGTQDYFPAAEPGLHIIDYSVEGPESEILKPDATYLQERMVLVYTGVPHHSGINNWQVIKESIARNQNTLSALEEVADIADQVAQVCRQGQWNELAPLFEREFQARVRLSAGFSSPEIEQLRGHVLQAGAKAVKICGAGGGGCVMIWTEPDRRSEVLQACQKNNFQVLDAKPVVRPQE from the coding sequence TTGAAAATCTCCATTACATCACCCACGCGGGTGGATTTGGCTGGTGGTACTCTTGATTGCTGGCCTTTATTTTTGCTGTTGCCACGAAGACGTTGTCAGACTGTAAACCTGTCGATTGATATAAACACTAATGTAGAGCTTGTGCCTGGCAAAGACTCAGTCGTACATGTGGCGATTTCGGATTACAATTACTCGAAAACATTTAATAACTTGGATGAGTTGCTTCAGTGCAATGATAAAGCCCTAGTCCTTATTAAGGAGCATGTGGCTTTTTGGATGCCTCAAACAGGTTTTACCCTGACCACTCAATCGCAAAGTCCCGTGGGTGGAGGTTTGGGCGGAAGCTCCAGTTTGTCTATTAGTTTGCTGAAGGCTTTTTCAAAATGGCAAGAGCGGCCACTTGAAATCAATAAGTTGGTTTATCTTGCTCACAACATTGAAGCCCGAGTGTTGCAAACACCCACCGGTACACAGGATTATTTCCCCGCGGCAGAACCCGGACTACATATTATTGACTATTCAGTGGAGGGCCCCGAGTCTGAAATCCTCAAGCCTGACGCCACCTACCTTCAGGAGCGAATGGTTTTAGTTTACACGGGAGTGCCGCATCATTCAGGCATTAACAACTGGCAGGTAATAAAAGAGTCCATAGCCCGAAACCAAAACACTCTTTCGGCCCTGGAAGAAGTGGCTGACATCGCCGATCAGGTGGCTCAAGTATGTCGGCAGGGGCAATGGAATGAGTTGGCGCCCCTTTTTGAAAGGGAGTTTCAAGCGCGAGTTCGCCTCAGTGCAGGGTTTTCTAGCCCAGAAATTGAGCAATTAAGAGGGCATGTTTTGCAGGCCGGCGCCAAGGCTGTTAAAATTTGTGGAGCTGGTGGCGGCGGTTGTGTGATGATTTGGACGGAGCCAGATCGACGAAGTGAGGTTTTGCAAGCATGTCAGAAAAACAACTTTCAAGTTCTCGACGCAAAGCCAGTGGTTCGTCCACAAGAGTAA
- a CDS encoding DUF4340 domain-containing protein: MKPFRSTLVFAIVVIGLAYFAYFDSEKAETEKAQEEAAAQVFGSLDYNDVVQLKLEVDGKTLALKKNAEGQWGLEEPVNDSADNDRVEGLITAILREKATELPVEGQIKWEAYGLDKPQSTVELSTKDGVTHKIKVGSKESFDGKIFLKKGDSEKLYLGENSWKTHSQKEVKNLRSRKVFRDELKISSFTVKSAPKLAGGTITFEKDKEGQWSLGSSKDLIIEQALVNSYVRNLQDLEANDFASESFDKAQAKKFGLDKPSVVLSLNLEGGESSSTADVVMSPAMDSKVYVKASVSPVIYEVAGTKLNLFDKGLAEFRDKKYPFSFDKEKVAEIRYADGDQKFHLKKISDHWELAEQDAKKQVNQDRVKKMIRTVNQFRVEEYFSKDKNKAIAKEDKFIEFSDETGTSLMRLVWGDKLKKKKSTDQDEFYAKSSLSPELFSLSGFRIKDLPVKEVIEDKKEPEKKTDQKQSTEVSQTGK, from the coding sequence GTGAAGCCATTTCGATCCACTTTGGTTTTTGCGATTGTTGTTATTGGGCTCGCTTACTTTGCTTATTTTGATTCGGAAAAGGCCGAAACAGAAAAGGCTCAAGAAGAAGCGGCCGCCCAAGTGTTTGGGAGTTTGGACTATAACGACGTTGTTCAATTGAAGCTTGAGGTCGATGGAAAGACCTTAGCTTTAAAGAAAAATGCCGAAGGTCAGTGGGGCCTTGAGGAGCCAGTGAATGATTCGGCTGACAATGATCGAGTGGAAGGCTTAATTACGGCCATATTGCGAGAAAAAGCCACCGAGCTTCCCGTGGAAGGTCAAATAAAATGGGAAGCCTATGGCCTAGATAAGCCCCAATCGACAGTAGAGCTTTCAACAAAAGATGGAGTCACTCATAAAATAAAAGTGGGATCGAAAGAATCTTTTGATGGAAAGATTTTTCTTAAAAAAGGGGATTCTGAAAAACTGTATTTGGGCGAAAACTCCTGGAAAACCCACTCGCAAAAAGAAGTTAAAAACCTTCGCTCTCGAAAAGTGTTTCGAGATGAGTTAAAAATCTCGTCGTTCACAGTCAAATCAGCGCCCAAATTGGCCGGTGGCACAATCACCTTTGAGAAAGACAAAGAGGGGCAGTGGTCGCTGGGTTCTTCAAAAGATCTCATCATTGAACAAGCCCTGGTGAACAGTTATGTGCGAAACTTGCAGGATCTTGAAGCTAATGATTTTGCCTCAGAATCATTTGATAAAGCTCAGGCCAAGAAATTTGGACTCGACAAGCCCAGTGTAGTTCTATCTCTCAACCTTGAGGGAGGTGAAAGCTCTTCAACTGCTGACGTGGTGATGAGTCCGGCTATGGATAGCAAGGTTTATGTGAAGGCCAGTGTGTCCCCTGTGATCTATGAAGTGGCCGGTACCAAGTTGAACTTGTTTGACAAGGGATTAGCTGAGTTCCGTGACAAGAAGTATCCGTTTTCATTTGATAAAGAAAAGGTGGCTGAAATTCGCTATGCCGATGGTGATCAAAAATTTCACTTGAAGAAAATCAGTGATCACTGGGAGCTGGCTGAGCAGGATGCGAAAAAGCAAGTGAATCAAGATCGCGTTAAGAAGATGATTCGAACGGTCAATCAATTTCGGGTGGAAGAATATTTTAGCAAAGACAAAAATAAAGCAATTGCCAAAGAAGACAAGTTTATTGAGTTCTCCGACGAAACGGGCACTTCATTGATGCGGTTGGTTTGGGGTGATAAACTGAAAAAAAAGAAGAGCACAGACCAGGATGAGTTTTATGCAAAAAGCTCTTTGTCACCTGAACTGTTTAGCTTAAGTGGGTTTCGTATCAAGGACCTTCCGGTGAAGGAAGTGATAGAAGATAAAAAAGAGCCAGAAAAGAAAACCGATCAAAAGCAATCAACAGAAGTTTCACAAACCGGAAAGTAA
- a CDS encoding GldG family protein, which translates to MSRWGTISWLVCGLSLVIVVVARYILGGWHDFLWAPLVIGLLTFIAAFVVDFRFYLEFLTMRTTKSGMNMGLMIVLALVLIVSVNVLSLRHNKTFDMTEEKINSLADQTLSVLKGLKEDLTVKVFYLDEKDQQNKQAVKGLVEQYQENSNKVKIQFVNAYVNQAEAQEYLKRGDRFAVFVEYKGRKVRVEEPNSERAEEKFTSAIVKATRDKVKKVYFLTGHGERSYDSQDTQGMQEFKTLLEDASFEVAKLNLLKGEDIPEDASIIAIVGPDGQILDSEIAALTSWAKKGGKLFIAADPGLRHGINRLTENLGVHFDDKYILNVRTVVAGGSPATVLGTIYDKAHPITDKLQMNPFRPFEDQITLFDVASSLTKSAGDSTPGQKVVELVKTSPSTFSSPDLRPQPGTKVERESFVLGMAVEWDTAEAAKDAEEAKEKPTEVIKTAAVVFGDSDFLNSRNIFVGYNRDIAMNSIAFLGEESDLISIRPKVPKGTTLKLTSSSQRVAVIAGLSLPLLLLIASGFAWQRRRSA; encoded by the coding sequence ATGAGTCGATGGGGAACAATCAGTTGGCTAGTGTGTGGACTCTCGTTGGTTATCGTCGTGGTGGCTCGCTATATCTTGGGTGGCTGGCATGATTTTTTATGGGCGCCCTTGGTGATCGGGTTGCTCACTTTTATTGCGGCGTTTGTGGTGGACTTCAGATTTTATCTTGAATTTCTCACAATGCGAACCACAAAAAGTGGCATGAATATGGGCTTGATGATTGTCTTGGCCCTGGTGTTGATTGTGTCAGTGAATGTGTTGAGTCTTCGTCACAATAAAACATTTGATATGACAGAAGAAAAAATCAATTCATTGGCCGATCAGACACTGTCAGTACTAAAAGGTCTTAAGGAAGATCTAACCGTTAAGGTGTTTTATCTTGATGAGAAAGATCAGCAAAACAAGCAGGCCGTTAAAGGTTTGGTGGAGCAGTACCAAGAAAACAGCAACAAGGTAAAAATTCAGTTTGTTAACGCCTATGTGAACCAGGCTGAAGCACAAGAGTATCTCAAGCGAGGCGATCGGTTTGCTGTATTTGTTGAGTACAAAGGCCGTAAAGTCCGGGTGGAAGAGCCCAACTCCGAGCGAGCCGAAGAAAAGTTCACATCAGCCATCGTCAAGGCCACTCGTGACAAAGTGAAAAAGGTTTACTTTTTAACAGGACACGGAGAGCGCTCATACGACTCGCAAGACACTCAAGGAATGCAAGAGTTTAAGACCTTGCTAGAGGATGCAAGTTTTGAAGTGGCTAAGTTAAATCTGCTTAAGGGTGAGGACATTCCTGAAGATGCCTCAATCATTGCCATTGTCGGCCCGGATGGGCAGATTCTTGACAGTGAGATTGCGGCTTTAACGAGTTGGGCGAAAAAAGGCGGCAAGTTGTTTATCGCTGCGGATCCGGGTTTGCGTCATGGCATAAATCGGTTAACCGAAAATTTGGGCGTTCATTTTGACGACAAGTATATTTTGAATGTTCGAACCGTCGTGGCCGGCGGTAGCCCAGCGACTGTGCTGGGGACCATCTATGACAAAGCTCACCCCATTACTGACAAACTTCAAATGAACCCCTTTCGACCGTTTGAAGATCAGATCACTTTATTTGATGTGGCATCTTCTCTCACGAAGTCTGCGGGTGACTCAACGCCCGGGCAAAAAGTCGTAGAACTTGTGAAAACTTCACCGAGTACCTTTTCATCACCAGATCTTCGGCCGCAGCCGGGGACCAAGGTGGAGAGGGAGTCTTTTGTGTTAGGTATGGCCGTTGAGTGGGACACGGCTGAAGCAGCAAAAGATGCCGAAGAGGCCAAGGAAAAACCCACGGAAGTGATCAAAACAGCGGCCGTGGTTTTTGGTGATAGTGACTTTTTGAACTCACGAAATATCTTTGTCGGTTACAATAGAGATATCGCGATGAACTCTATTGCCTTCTTGGGCGAAGAAAGTGATTTGATTAGTATTCGACCAAAAGTTCCTAAGGGCACCACGTTGAAGTTAACGTCGTCTAGCCAGCGTGTGGCCGTGATAGCGGGTTTAAGTTTGCCCTTGTTGTTGCTCATTGCTAGCGGTTTTGCCTGGCAGCGGAGGAGGAGCGCGTGA
- a CDS encoding ABC transporter permease subunit, with product MRAITTIAWKDFRLMVTSPMFFMIAGLCSVIWSYSYLRNLVMFAQRSSQMAGAHGMQGSMNIHFSLFVQHISYVNIIFIFAIPALTMRLIAEEKKLSTFNLLLTSPITATDIAVGKFLAGFGGAMALMAVALLYPLATTFISDFPVGPLVTSFTGLALMTGAYVAAGLFASSLTQSVVLSVVMGVIFNLIMWFLGQGSDMSDNATVMAVLEHLSIGQHFFSFLKGGFRVSSIVFFVSVIGLFVFLTQRVVEASRWR from the coding sequence ATGCGCGCCATCACTACCATAGCCTGGAAAGACTTTCGCCTGATGGTGACAAGTCCCATGTTTTTTATGATCGCCGGATTATGTTCGGTCATCTGGAGTTACAGTTACCTTCGAAATTTAGTTATGTTTGCTCAGCGGTCGTCGCAAATGGCTGGGGCCCATGGCATGCAAGGAAGCATGAACATTCACTTTAGTTTGTTTGTTCAGCATATTTCTTATGTGAACATTATTTTTATTTTTGCTATTCCAGCCCTGACCATGCGGTTAATTGCTGAGGAGAAAAAACTGAGCACATTTAATTTGCTGCTCACGTCACCCATTACCGCCACTGACATTGCTGTAGGTAAATTCTTAGCCGGGTTCGGAGGAGCTATGGCACTCATGGCTGTGGCCCTGCTTTATCCGTTGGCGACCACGTTTATTTCAGACTTTCCCGTGGGGCCACTTGTGACATCTTTCACGGGGTTGGCGCTAATGACGGGGGCTTATGTGGCTGCCGGACTGTTTGCCTCATCTCTCACCCAGTCAGTGGTTTTGAGTGTGGTGATGGGAGTGATATTTAATCTGATCATGTGGTTTTTGGGACAAGGATCAGATATGTCCGATAACGCCACGGTAATGGCTGTATTAGAGCACCTATCAATTGGTCAGCACTTTTTTAGCTTTTTAAAGGGCGGCTTTCGAGTCAGCTCGATAGTTTTCTTTGTCAGTGTTATTGGACTTTTCGTGTTTCTCACTCAAAGAGTGGTTGAAGCGTCTCGCTGGAGGTAA